Proteins from one Esox lucius isolate fEsoLuc1 chromosome 19, fEsoLuc1.pri, whole genome shotgun sequence genomic window:
- the LOC105029686 gene encoding protein FAM180A, translating into MQQVLQVHENIMVSKPVLGLFFWVTLGTLCFQDLLEGVSGAIHGGLASQGLDQSINDANLMFESLLRGIKIDKDNNIYLLDLEMASMRQGRAFLARINDNIPKTLPSMDQMVKALEDQTLTLRLAASQFESLVLGMVYSAHQAKLQERDEDQEKWSDVMFRLANITISELRRPDPITTNI; encoded by the exons ATGCAACAAGTGTTACAAGTTCATGAAAATATAATGGTGTCAAAACCTGTACTTGGACTCTTTTTCTGGGTCACTCTGGGGACTTTATGTTTTCAGGATCTTTTAGAAG GTGTGTCTGGTGCCATTCATGGCGGCCTTGCTTCCCAGGGCTTGGACCAATCCATTAATGATGCAAACCTGATGTTTGAG TCCTTATTGAGGGGAATAAAGATCGACAAAGACAACAACATCTACCTGCTGGACCTGGAGATGGCATCTATGAGGCAGGGACGGGCTTTTCTGGCTCGGATCAACGACAACATCCCCAAAACTCTCCCTTCCATGGACCAGATGGTGAAGGCTCTGGAGGACCAGACACTCACACTCCGTCTGGCTGCATCCCAGTTTGAGAGCCTCGTCCTGGGCATGGTGTACTCTGCTCACCAGGCTAAGCTCCAGGAGAGGGACGAGGACCAGGAGAAATGGAGTGATGTTATGTTCCGCCTGGCTAATATTACTATAAGCGAGCTGCGAAGACCAGATCCCATCACAACAAACATTTAG